The Nyctibius grandis isolate bNycGra1 chromosome 20, bNycGra1.pri, whole genome shotgun sequence DNA window AAGCAAGTCAGATGGTATTTTGTACTTTAAATTTTGATTGAACACCTCTATAAAGCACTTTTTATTCTTCATCTACAACTGGGGAAACTATGACAATACCAGTAATGTCATATGGCAAGATCAAAGCGAGCTGAACCTGCCCGCTAACAGCAGTTTATCAATCCCCGTGTTTAACACTGAGTTTATCAATCACCATGTTTCTTAACATTTCTGCACTTGGCCATCTCCATGTGCAAGGCAGAGCTCATACTATTCTCTTGcctcatgaaaataaatgcaaaatataaacagcagcatttgtATAGCTGATGTAGAGGGAATGTTCATGTAAAAAGAAATGGTAGAACTACACAGTTTGAGTATTGCCAGGACATAACACTGAagtttttaaagataataaGAATTTTGttgttggggaggggggggttaGAATTTACAGCAACATTTCTGCCTAAATCTGATTGTTAATTTGAAGATAAAACATCTAACATAGTTACATGTGTTTTCTTACCTTGGGGAGTCAATTCCACTGTCTCCTGTAATGCTGTGGTTTTCTGCCCTTTCAGAGTGTTTCTGTCCTGATGTCACAGTACATGCATTCTTAAAAAACAGATCTTCTTTTCCCAGagagtttcttctttctttggctTGTGGGCCCGAACCACTCCATGCCACTGCTTCACCTGTCTCATAGGCAGAGTTCTGCAAAGTGTCAGCATCTGAGCCAGCCTCATCAGGGTGGCAGAAATCTGCTACAGCTGCAGCCTTTGCACATTCAGTAAGGccagtttcttcttcctttctgtgaaCTGTCGGAAGAACCTGACTGCACAAACAACcttcttctgtgaaatctgaTTTTGGATGCTCTTTTGAGCCATCTAGTGATTCTGCAAAACTAGCACTTTCCTTACATCCATGCTGTCCAGAGTCATGTTTATTTACAGTTGTGTTGTACTGGGCGGCATAAACATTAACCTTAGAGTTTTTTAGGGACATAGCTGTCCCCAGCTTTTGCACAGGTTTACTCCAGTCCcttgtgtttgaaaaagcaTGGCCAGGAAGCAGGTGAGATGGTTCACTGCGTTCAGAACTGTCATCCCGATGGAACGAGCTACAGGTGTCACCATCATGTGCTTTTTGGTACAGAAGATGGCAGTTCTCAGTAAATCCTTCGCTTTCCAGCTTCGTTGATCCAGGATGGCTGGCACAgtcatatttaaatataagtTCACTCTTTTTGTCCGTCTTTTGTCTGTATTTCACACCAGATTTTTTTAGCAGGTTAACATTGGCTGTATAATTTGAAAGACGGACATTCTGAAATTCATTTGCTGTTTGATCTAATAACTCACATGTAGTGTCAGCTTTGCACCTGCAATACTCATCTTTCAGATTTAATGAAAGTTTTGCATCTTCTTTGCACACACCATTATCTCCAGTGTAGGAGTGAGGGGATTTTTGAATACccccagtatttttttttactgttcttctgttcatgttttcttcagaaatattactCTCCAGaaagtatttgcatttattatCTATTTCCGAAGTACTGCCATGTGGATAATTAAAGTTTTCACTTAAACTACCTTTCTTTGGTCGGAGAGAAGACCTGTTAGCATGGAGTAGTTTGTTTTGCCTAGCTTTGTCAGCCTGCGTCTCAGTAGCCAGCTGTTCAGTTTCATATTCAAAGGTTTTTGAGGAGTCCAAGGACCATGACCTTTGTAAAGCCCTTCCTTTCTTCCGAGCCCTGGCCTTCAGCTGACTGTTAATAGTACCTTTGTACCCTTTCGCATAAAAGTTGTGTCTCCATGACAGACCCTGAAAAGGgttcttaatttgttttttatatatgaCATGGGATTCCACTGCTACATCAGATGGCTCTTGGTTTCTGATAGGCAGTGAAAGGTTCTCTTCCAGTTTCTCTTTCTGGGATGTTAGCTCATGTACGTGAGATTTCCTGTTGCTTCTGCtcatctgcttctctttctttgatTTGGTTTTCCTGGTGTGTTTTGCTGTTTCACTTTGTGTCTTTTGAACACAATCCTTTGAAAGATGGCTTTGCCTGACTGTTGACACTTCAGCCAAGGTACCCTTACCAATACCTTTTTTCTGCTCGTCAAATTTCTGCATTAATATTGTGTGCTTAATCAAATTATCAACTGTAAGAGTAGGGTTAATACGCTTGATGATTTCGTGTTCAATATCACGGGGAATATTACCTAGGTCATCTTCATCCCTGACTGGCCACTCCTTGGGAGGAAACTGGGCTGAAAAAGTGGAGTACTCCTTCTTacgtttttctttcttagaagCACTTCTCCAGAAAAAGCCAAGGCCAAACCTTTTGCATgtcagtttctttttcacagatGTCAGGGATTTGATGGTGTCCCAGGAATGGTTTTCAGCAGATGTGGAGATCCCTTGAGTTTGCATTGAAGGCTTCAATTCACTGCAGCCTTTCTTACCTCCTCCATTAGGTTCATGGTTCATTAGCTGCCGATGTCTTCGTTCACAGAGCATATTCTGGTCAGGGAAACAATGGCAGGATCTGTAATGGGATGCTGtaggaatgttttctttcactagGTCTGCACAGCGCTCAGTGTTTACAAGGTAAATGATGGAATGTGATGTACAGCAACAACTGTCCTCCAGTGGGACCCTTCTGTTGTCTTCTGTGGCATCATTTGTGATAAAGTATGTGTTGGGAGTCACAATGAAGTATCCTTCTCCCGTATGatagattttcctttctttaattaGAGTGCCAAGGATATTATATAAGATATTGTGGGAAGGAACTGCAATGCCTACAACAAAGATatttcaaatcagaaataagttttcaaataaaatgggAGCTAGCCAAAAAATAACTTACATATAACAGATCTGGAAGCAACTGAACATGAAATACCCAATGTATTTAATTCACAGAATTCTGAAAGGAGTTTGAAACTCACCTGGCAACTGAAGTTTGAGTAGGGCACACTCAATTTCAACATGAATGTGTCCAGTATCACTGGACAAAAGGACTGGACaaaaggcaggattttttttttaatacatcacACACTGCTAAGCTTGCAGAGCCAGCAATTGTGTTTGCATCCAGCTGTCCCCCACCCACACCCCTGGGCTCCCTGCACAACAGGGACAGCCCCACCCTGCAGCGGTGTCCACACGGGGAGGGCAGCGAGGGCTGCCCCAAATCTTGGACtcagcccaggctgcagccctgaGTCAGGGAGAGCCCTCCTGGGCCAGCCAGGTGAGGGCAGCACAGAAACATCATCCAGCCGAGGGCTCTGGTACGTGCAATCCTGCCGGTGTCTTACAGATCAGTAAAACCCCTTTGAACTCTGCCAGGGCCATTCCTCACTGATGAGGCAAGGTCACCCCTGAGGAAGAAGGTGAAGGTGTTTCTGGTTGTcactgcagcactgctgtgatGGAGCTTAGGATGTTCTCCTTCGAATAAGCAAAGATGTTCTCTTTGTGTCTGTCAGGATATGATATTCATGAGAGAGACCTTCTGCCAGGTACAAGCCAAACAATGTGTTGTTCAAAGCATTTCCCTCTTGGCAGGTTATGTAACAGTGGCTTTTATCAGTCTCTCTGAAGCTTCTGGTATAATTTTGTCAAATGATAATTGCTACCAAAGTTTACCTCACTGAGACTGGTCTCAGCTGCTAGTTTCCCCTCAGGTGTCACAGTCCCAGAGTCATTAGTCTAGTGACATCTGATCTACTGCCCCAGGTTTCTTCTGATCTCCTGCCCACAAGAATGAAAACTTCCAGCAAGGTGAAAACAGCGAGAAATACACCCTCTCCCTACAGACTTTGAGGGTGCTACTTCTGGCTGACTTAAAAATGCTACCTGTGGTTGTCTCAGTGCACATACAGACTACATCACGTTCTTGGCAGTTCTGGGCCAGTTTATAaggttgctttaaaaatgttcccCCTAGTGAAAATGCCTACCAGATCAGCCTGTAACATTTGCAGAGCTATAATATTATGGAGACTCAAAAGAGGAAGCTCAGTATCAAACCAGCAACCTCCTGCAGAGGGCCGTAACGAGCCTTTACAAAGTctcacatgcacatacacactcTTCAACGTTGCATATCTAAGGGAAATTGAACATTTTTCAGATTCAAAAGAAGATGCAGCATTTAAGGGAAGTGGCTGCTACCCCAtcagaagagaaggaataaagGTCTTTTAGCATAAGTAATCTGCTCTCAGGAAGGAAGGGGCTGGAATCGACCAATGAATCTGAATTTGAGGTCGGTTGTATTTTTTGAAAGTAAACACCAGATGTAGACTCCTACCCAGTTCTTTTGCCATCAAAGTCAGCTATGTTCCTGTCTCTTTAAGGAGGGCTCAAAGTCTTTGTGATCTGACACACAGTCTATGTTATGCTGTTCCATAATGGCACCTAGATACCTCATCTATGCTTTCCCACCCTCTAGAAATGCGCTCAATTCCCTCTCTTGTTCTCAAAGAAGATTCa harbors:
- the STOX1 gene encoding storkhead-box protein 1; this translates as MNPLSQSRSISLSEGICRTISDMNAEHVMVTQGTLTEQLVKNYPGIAVPSHNILYNILGTLIKERKIYHTGEGYFIVTPNTYFITNDATEDNRRVPLEDSCCCTSHSIIYLVNTERCADLVKENIPTASHYRSCHCFPDQNMLCERRHRQLMNHEPNGGGKKGCSELKPSMQTQGISTSAENHSWDTIKSLTSVKKKLTCKRFGLGFFWRSASKKEKRKKEYSTFSAQFPPKEWPVRDEDDLGNIPRDIEHEIIKRINPTLTVDNLIKHTILMQKFDEQKKGIGKGTLAEVSTVRQSHLSKDCVQKTQSETAKHTRKTKSKKEKQMSRSNRKSHVHELTSQKEKLEENLSLPIRNQEPSDVAVESHVIYKKQIKNPFQGLSWRHNFYAKGYKGTINSQLKARARKKGRALQRSWSLDSSKTFEYETEQLATETQADKARQNKLLHANRSSLRPKKGSLSENFNYPHGSTSEIDNKCKYFLESNISEENMNRRTVKKNTGGIQKSPHSYTGDNGVCKEDAKLSLNLKDEYCRCKADTTCELLDQTANEFQNVRLSNYTANVNLLKKSGVKYRQKTDKKSELIFKYDCASHPGSTKLESEGFTENCHLLYQKAHDGDTCSSFHRDDSSERSEPSHLLPGHAFSNTRDWSKPVQKLGTAMSLKNSKVNVYAAQYNTTVNKHDSGQHGCKESASFAESLDGSKEHPKSDFTEEGCLCSQVLPTVHRKEEETGLTECAKAAAVADFCHPDEAGSDADTLQNSAYETGEAVAWSGSGPQAKERRNSLGKEDLFFKNACTVTSGQKHSERAENHSITGDSGIDSPRWTEKKMKLPAKF